A portion of the Calliphora vicina chromosome 5, idCalVici1.1, whole genome shotgun sequence genome contains these proteins:
- the Pfk gene encoding ATP-dependent 6-phosphofructokinase isoform X4: protein MTSTKVKQRFIERGSHKGKGLAVFTSGGDSQGMNAAVRACVRMAIYLGCKAYFIREGYQGMVDGGDNIVEANWSSVSSIIHRGGTVIGSARCTDFRQRAGRLKAAHNLIQKGISNLVVIGGDGSLTGANLFRQEWSSLLDELLKDGKITDEQRKKHDVLHIVGMVGSIDNDFCGTDMTIGTDSALHRIIEAIDAIVSTAYSHQRTFIMEVMGRHCGYLALVAGLSCEADYIFIPEAPPKSDWPERLCQQLSQERSAGQRLNIIIVAEGAIDRDGNAISAEDIKKVVVDKLQQDTRITVLGHVQRGGNPSAFDRVLGCRMGAEATLALMEATNETVPVVVSLDGNQAVRVPLMECVERTQAVAKAMSEKNWELAVKLRGRSFERNLETYKMLTRLKPPKHEGQGYRLAVMHIGAPACGMNAAVRSFVRNCIYRGDVVYGIHDGIEGLIAGNIKEMGWSDVTGWVGQGGAFLGTKRTLPECKFNEIAGRLKEFKIQGLLIIGGFEAYHACGQIADQRNNYPEFCIPLAVIPSTISNNVPGTEFSLGADTGLNEITEICDRIRQSAQGTKRRVFVIETMGGYCGYLATLAGLAGGADAAYIFEEKFSIKDLQQDVYHMASKMAEGVQRGLILRNEKASDNYNTDFIYRLYSEEGKGLFSCRMNILGHMQQGGSPTPFDRNMGTKMAAKCVDWFSEQFKNNKQADGTIKCTDKESAVLLGIVRRQYRFTPLADLISETNFE from the exons atgacGTCCACTAAAGTTAAACAACGATTTATTGAACGTGGCTCCCACAAGGGAAAGGGCTTGGCCGTCTTCACCAGTGGTGGTGACTCCCAAGGTATGAATGCTGCTGTAAGAGCTTGTGTCCGGATGGCCATTTATTTGGGTTGCAAG GCGTACTTTATTCGTGAAGGCTACCAAGGAATGGTAGATGGCGGCGATAATATCGTTGAAGCTAATTGGTCTTCTGTGTCATCCATTATTCATCGTGGTGGTACCGTTATTGGTTCAGCAAGATGTACTGATTTTCGTCAACGCGCTGGTCGTCTAAAGGCTGCCCACAATCTTATACAAAAAGGCATTTCTAACTTGGTTGTAATTGGTGGTGACGGTTCGTTGACTGGTGCAAATTTATTCCGCCAAGAGTGGTCATCATTGTTGGATGAATTGTTAAAGGATGGAAAAATTACTGATgaacaaagaaaaaaacatgaTGTTTTGCACATCGTGGGAATG GTTGGCTCCATTGATAACGATTTCTGTGGTACTGATATGACAATTGGTACTGATTCAGCTTTACATCGAATTATAGAAGCTATTGATGCTATTGTTAGTACAGCTTATTCTCATCAGCGTACATTTATTATGGAAGTTATGGGCAGACATTGTGg cTATTTGGCTCTAGTAGCTGGTTTGTCATGTGAAGCAgattacatttttattcctGAAGCTCCTCCAAAATCAGATTGGCCTGAAAGGCTTTGCCAACAATTAAGTCAG GAACGTAGTGCTGGCCAGCGTTTGAATATTATTATTGTAGCTGAAGGTGCTATTGATCGCGATGGCAATGCAATTTCGGCTGAAGATATTAAAAAGGTAGTTGTAGATAAGCTACAACAAGATACTCGTATTACTGTCTTGGGCCATGTTCAACGTGGTGGTAACCCAAGTGCTTTTGATCGTGTTTTGGGTTGTCGTATGGGAGCTGAAGCTACATTGGCTTTGATGGAAGCTACAAATGAAACTGTCCCCGTTGTAGTTTCACTGGATGGTAATCAAGCCGTCCGTGTTCCTTTGATGGAGTGTGTTGAACGCACTCAAGCTGTTGCTAAAGCCATGTCTGAGAAAAATTGGGAATTGGCTGTTAAATTGCGTGGTCGTTCATTTGAACGCAATTTGGAAACCTACAAGATGTTGACTCGCTTGAAACCACCTAAACATGAGGGACAG GGATATCGTTTGGCCGTTATGCATATTGGTGCACCGGCTTGCGGTATGAATGCTGCGGTACGTAGTTTTGTGCGTAATTGCATTTATCGTGGTGATGTCGTGTACGGCATTCATGATGGCATTGAAGGTCTAATTGCTGGCAATATTAAAGAGATGGGCTGGTCTGATGTTACTGGTTGGGTAGGCCAAGGTGGTGCTTTCTTAGGTACTAAGCGTACACTGCCCGAGTGTAAATTCAACGAAATTGCTGGACGTCTCAaggaatttaaaattcaaggtcTTCTGATTATCGGTGGCTTTGAAGCTTACCATGCTTGCGGTCAAATTGCCGACCAACGCAATAATTATCCTGAATTTTGTATACCATTGGCTGTTATACCATCTACTATTTCCAACAATGTTCCTGGTACAGAATTTTCGCTGGGTGCCGATACCGGCCTTAATGAAATCACTGAGATTTGCGATCGCATCCGTCAATCGGCCCAAGGTACTAAGAGACGTGTTTTCGTCATCGAAACTATGGGTGGCTATTGTGGGTACTTAGCCACGCTGGCCGGTTTGGCTGGTGGAGCAGATGCCGCTTACATATTCGAAGAGAAGTTTTCAATTAAAGATTTACAACAAGACGTCTACCATATGGCTTCTAAAATGGCTGAAGGTGTACAGCGTGGTTTGATTTTACGCAATGAAAAAGCTTCTGATAACTATAATACTGATTTTATTTATCGTTTGTACTCGGAGGAAGGCAAGGGCTTATTCTCTTGCCGTATGAATATTTTGG GCCATATGCAACAGGGCGGTTCTCCAACACCATTTGATCGTAATATGGGTACAAAAATGGCTGCTAAATGTGTGGATTGGTTTTCGGAACAATTCAAAAATAACAAGCAAGCTGACGGTACCATTAAATGCACTGACAAGGAATCTGCTGTTCTGTTGGGCATTGTAAGGCGTCAGTACAGATTCACTCCATTGGCTGATTTGATTTCTGAAACCAATTTCGAGTAA
- the shrb gene encoding charged multivesicular body protein 4: MSFFGKMFGGKKEQAPTTGEAIQKLRETENMLIKKQEFLESKIEEELSTARKNASKNKRVALQALKKKKRLEKQLQQIDGTLSTIEMQREALESANTNTAVLTTMKNAADALKAAHQNMDVDKVHDMMDDIAEQQDVAREISDAISNPVAFGADIDDEDLERELDELEQENFDKEIIGIPEPATTLPEVPDDEVAEKAKEKKKATTSNNLETIPDDDPDMKQLLAWAN; this comes from the exons ATGAGTTTCTTTGGCAAAATGTTTGGGGGCAAAAAGGAACAAGCTCCAACTACGGGCGAAGCAATACAAAAACTGCGAGAAACTGAAAATATGCTAAtcaaaaaacaagaatttttggAATCCAAAATTGAAGAGGAGCTAAGTACAGCTAGAAAGAATGCATCCAAAAACAAAAGAG tgGCTTTACAAGCATTAAAAAAGAAGAAGCGTTTGGAAAAACAATTGCAACAAATCGATGGCACCTTATCCACAATTGAAATGCAGCGTGAAGCACTTGAAAGTGCCAACACGAATACTGCTGTATTGACAACAATGAAAAATGCTGCCGATGCCCTTAAAGCAGCTCATCAAAATAT GGATGTTGATAAGGTTCATGATATGATGGATGACATTGCAGAACAACAAGATGTGGCGCGCGAAATTTCGGATGCCATTTCAAATCCTGTAGCATTTGGTGCTGATATTGACGATGAAGATTTGGAACGTGAACTAGATGAACTAGAACAAGAGAACTTCGACAAGGAAATTATTGGCATACCAGAACCTGCAACTACGCTGCCAGAAGTGCCAGATGATGAAGTTGCTGAAAAAGCAAAAGAAAAGAAGAAAGCTACTACCTCAAACAATCTAGAAACGATTCCAGATG ACGATCCCGATATGAAACAATTATTGGCATGGGCCAATTAA
- the Pfk gene encoding ATP-dependent 6-phosphofructokinase isoform X2, with protein MTSTKVKQRFIERGSHKGKGLAVFTSGGDSQGMNAAVRACVRMAIYLGCKAYFIREGYQGMVDGGDNIVEANWSSVSSIIHRGGTVIGSARCTDFRQRAGRLKAAHNLIQKGISNLVVIGGDGSLTGANLFRQEWSSLLDELLKDGKITDEQRKKHDVLHIVGMVGSIDNDFCGTDMTIGTDSALHRIIEAIDAIVSTAYSHQRTFIMEVMGRHCGYLALQAGMSSGSDAIFIPEDPAPQDWSDILCEKLLQERSAGQRLNIIIVAEGAIDRDGNAISAEDIKKVVVDKLQQDTRITVLGHVQRGGNPSAFDRVLGCRMGAEATLALMEATNETVPVVVSLDGNQAVRVPLMECVERTQAVAKAMSEKNWELAVKLRGRSFERNLETYKMLTRLKPPKHEGQGYRLAVMHIGAPACGMNAAVRSFVRNCIYRGDVVYGIHDGIEGLIAGNIKEMGWSDVTGWVGQGGAFLGTKRTLPECKFNEIAGRLKEFKIQGLLIIGGFEAYHACGQIADQRNNYPEFCIPLAVIPSTISNNVPGTEFSLGADTGLNEITEICDRIRQSAQGTKRRVFVIETMGGYCGYLATLAGLAGGADAAYIFEEKFSIKDLQQDVYHMASKMAEGVQRGLILRNEKASDNYNTDFIYRLYSEEGKGLFSCRMNILGHMQQGGSPTPFDRNMGTKMAAKCVDWFSEQFKNNKQADGTIKCTDKESAVLLGIVRRQYRFTPLADLISETNFEQRIPKSQWWLKLRPLLRILAKHDSAYEEEGLYITVEEECSTDAVA; from the exons atgacGTCCACTAAAGTTAAACAACGATTTATTGAACGTGGCTCCCACAAGGGAAAGGGCTTGGCCGTCTTCACCAGTGGTGGTGACTCCCAAGGTATGAATGCTGCTGTAAGAGCTTGTGTCCGGATGGCCATTTATTTGGGTTGCAAG GCGTACTTTATTCGTGAAGGCTACCAAGGAATGGTAGATGGCGGCGATAATATCGTTGAAGCTAATTGGTCTTCTGTGTCATCCATTATTCATCGTGGTGGTACCGTTATTGGTTCAGCAAGATGTACTGATTTTCGTCAACGCGCTGGTCGTCTAAAGGCTGCCCACAATCTTATACAAAAAGGCATTTCTAACTTGGTTGTAATTGGTGGTGACGGTTCGTTGACTGGTGCAAATTTATTCCGCCAAGAGTGGTCATCATTGTTGGATGAATTGTTAAAGGATGGAAAAATTACTGATgaacaaagaaaaaaacatgaTGTTTTGCACATCGTGGGAATG GTTGGCTCCATTGATAACGATTTCTGTGGTACTGATATGACAATTGGTACTGATTCAGCTTTACATCGAATTATAGAAGCTATTGATGCTATTGTTAGTACAGCTTATTCTCATCAGCGTACATTTATTATGGAAGTTATGGGCAGACATTGTGg ttatttagcCCTTCAAGCCGGTATGTCATCCGGATCTGACGCTATATTTATACCCGAAGATCCGGCTCCACAGGATTGGAGTGATATTTTATGTGAAAAGTTATTACAG GAACGTAGTGCTGGCCAGCGTTTGAATATTATTATTGTAGCTGAAGGTGCTATTGATCGCGATGGCAATGCAATTTCGGCTGAAGATATTAAAAAGGTAGTTGTAGATAAGCTACAACAAGATACTCGTATTACTGTCTTGGGCCATGTTCAACGTGGTGGTAACCCAAGTGCTTTTGATCGTGTTTTGGGTTGTCGTATGGGAGCTGAAGCTACATTGGCTTTGATGGAAGCTACAAATGAAACTGTCCCCGTTGTAGTTTCACTGGATGGTAATCAAGCCGTCCGTGTTCCTTTGATGGAGTGTGTTGAACGCACTCAAGCTGTTGCTAAAGCCATGTCTGAGAAAAATTGGGAATTGGCTGTTAAATTGCGTGGTCGTTCATTTGAACGCAATTTGGAAACCTACAAGATGTTGACTCGCTTGAAACCACCTAAACATGAGGGACAG GGATATCGTTTGGCCGTTATGCATATTGGTGCACCGGCTTGCGGTATGAATGCTGCGGTACGTAGTTTTGTGCGTAATTGCATTTATCGTGGTGATGTCGTGTACGGCATTCATGATGGCATTGAAGGTCTAATTGCTGGCAATATTAAAGAGATGGGCTGGTCTGATGTTACTGGTTGGGTAGGCCAAGGTGGTGCTTTCTTAGGTACTAAGCGTACACTGCCCGAGTGTAAATTCAACGAAATTGCTGGACGTCTCAaggaatttaaaattcaaggtcTTCTGATTATCGGTGGCTTTGAAGCTTACCATGCTTGCGGTCAAATTGCCGACCAACGCAATAATTATCCTGAATTTTGTATACCATTGGCTGTTATACCATCTACTATTTCCAACAATGTTCCTGGTACAGAATTTTCGCTGGGTGCCGATACCGGCCTTAATGAAATCACTGAGATTTGCGATCGCATCCGTCAATCGGCCCAAGGTACTAAGAGACGTGTTTTCGTCATCGAAACTATGGGTGGCTATTGTGGGTACTTAGCCACGCTGGCCGGTTTGGCTGGTGGAGCAGATGCCGCTTACATATTCGAAGAGAAGTTTTCAATTAAAGATTTACAACAAGACGTCTACCATATGGCTTCTAAAATGGCTGAAGGTGTACAGCGTGGTTTGATTTTACGCAATGAAAAAGCTTCTGATAACTATAATACTGATTTTATTTATCGTTTGTACTCGGAGGAAGGCAAGGGCTTATTCTCTTGCCGTATGAATATTTTGG GCCATATGCAACAGGGCGGTTCTCCAACACCATTTGATCGTAATATGGGTACAAAAATGGCTGCTAAATGTGTGGATTGGTTTTCGGAACAATTCAAAAATAACAAGCAAGCTGACGGTACCATTAAATGCACTGACAAGGAATCTGCTGTTCTGTTGGGCATTGTAAGGCGTCAGTACAGATTCACTCCATTGGCTGATTTGATTTCTGAAACCAATTTCGA GCAACGTATTCCTAAAAGCCAGTGGTGGTTAAAATTACGTCCTTTGCTAAGAATATTGGCTAAGCACGATTCGGCCTATGAGGAGGAAGGTTTGTACATTACCGTTGAAGAAGAATGCTCCACCGATGCTGTGGCTTAA
- the Prp38 gene encoding pre-mRNA-splicing factor 38 yields the protein MANRTVKEAKNIHGTNPQYLIEKIIRSRIYDSKYWKEQCFALTAELLVDKAMELRYIGGVYGGNIKPTQFLCLTLKMLQIQPEKDIVVEFIKNEEFKYVRALGAFYLRLTGSALDCYKYLEPLYIDNRKLRRQNRVGQYEIVYMDEFIDELLRSDRVCDIILPRIQKRSVLEENNELEPKVSVLDEDLDEDLVSEEENVEEENETKGKSLKKSRKDHSKSRSLSPNRRDESIGAGPSHSSRSREYNEDLERYQRERERDRRDYDRSRNDHRYDEHERDRERERDRIRDRGDNRRRDDYTDDRYDRRDDYRSERGRHDRDRRDRRY from the coding sequence atggCCAATCGCACAGTTAAGGAGGCCAAAAATATACATGGCACAAATCCGCAGTATCtcattgaaaaaattattcggtCTCGCATTTACGATTCCAAATATTGGAAGGAACAATGTTTTGCTTTAACTGCGGAACTTTTAGTGGACAAAGCTATGGAATTACGTTATATAGGAGGTGTATATGGTGGAAACATTAAACCAACACAGTTTCTCTGCCTAACATTGAAAATGTTACAAATACAACCGGAGAAAGATATTGTTGTGGAGTTCATAAAAAATGAAGAATTCAAGTACGTTCGAGCTCTGGGTGCATTTTATCTACGTTTAACTGGCAGCGCATTGGATTGTTACAAGTACTTGGAACCTTTGTATATAGATAACCGCAAACTGCGGAGACAAAATCGAGTGGGTCAATACGAAATCGTGTACATGGACGAATTTATCGATGAGCTTTTGAGAAGTGACCGAGTTTGTGATATTATTTTGCCGCGCATACAGAAACGATCAGTTTTGGAAGAAAATAATGAACTGGAACCTAAAGTATCTGTATTAGACGAAGATCTCGACGAAGATTTAGTAAGCGAAGAAGAGAATGTGGAAGAAGAAAATGAAACAAAGGGAAAATCTCtgaaaaaatcaagaaaagatCATTCAAAATCAAGATCATTATCTCCTAATCGTCGTGATGAAAGTATTGGAGCCGGACCAAGCCATAGTAGTCGATCTCGCGAATACAACGAAGACCTAGAACGCTATCAACGTGAACGAGAAAGAGATCGTCGTGATTATGATAGAAGTCGGAATGATCATCGTTACGATGAACATGAACGGGATAGAGAAAGGGAGCGCGATCGTATTAGGGATCGTGGTGACAATCGTCGAAGAGATGATTATACAGATGATCGCTATGACCGTCGTGATGATTATCGTAGTGAACGTGGTCGACATGACCGCGACCGAAGAGATCGACGTTATTAA
- the Pfk gene encoding ATP-dependent 6-phosphofructokinase isoform X3: MTSTKVKQRFIERGSHKGKGLAVFTSGGDSQGMNAAVRACVRMAIYLGCKAYFIREGYQGMVDGGDNIVEANWSSVSSIIHRGGTVIGSARCTDFRQRAGRLKAAHNLIQKGISNLVVIGGDGSLTGANLFRQEWSSLLDELLKDGKITDEQRKKHDVLHIVGMVGSIDNDFCGTDMTIGTDSALHRIIEAIDAIVSTAYSHQRTFIMEVMGRHCGYLPVVTGIISEADYVFCPESPPPHDWPEKLCDKLIQERSAGQRLNIIIVAEGAIDRDGNAISAEDIKKVVVDKLQQDTRITVLGHVQRGGNPSAFDRVLGCRMGAEATLALMEATNETVPVVVSLDGNQAVRVPLMECVERTQAVAKAMSEKNWELAVKLRGRSFERNLETYKMLTRLKPPKHEGQGYRLAVMHIGAPACGMNAAVRSFVRNCIYRGDVVYGIHDGIEGLIAGNIKEMGWSDVTGWVGQGGAFLGTKRTLPECKFNEIAGRLKEFKIQGLLIIGGFEAYHACGQIADQRNNYPEFCIPLAVIPSTISNNVPGTEFSLGADTGLNEITEICDRIRQSAQGTKRRVFVIETMGGYCGYLATLAGLAGGADAAYIFEEKFSIKDLQQDVYHMASKMAEGVQRGLILRNEKASDNYNTDFIYRLYSEEGKGLFSCRMNILGHMQQGGSPTPFDRNMGTKMAAKCVDWFSEQFKNNKQADGTIKCTDKESAVLLGIVRRQYRFTPLADLISETNFEQRIPKSQWWLKLRPLLRILAKHDSAYEEEGLYITVEEECSTDAVA; encoded by the exons atgacGTCCACTAAAGTTAAACAACGATTTATTGAACGTGGCTCCCACAAGGGAAAGGGCTTGGCCGTCTTCACCAGTGGTGGTGACTCCCAAGGTATGAATGCTGCTGTAAGAGCTTGTGTCCGGATGGCCATTTATTTGGGTTGCAAG GCGTACTTTATTCGTGAAGGCTACCAAGGAATGGTAGATGGCGGCGATAATATCGTTGAAGCTAATTGGTCTTCTGTGTCATCCATTATTCATCGTGGTGGTACCGTTATTGGTTCAGCAAGATGTACTGATTTTCGTCAACGCGCTGGTCGTCTAAAGGCTGCCCACAATCTTATACAAAAAGGCATTTCTAACTTGGTTGTAATTGGTGGTGACGGTTCGTTGACTGGTGCAAATTTATTCCGCCAAGAGTGGTCATCATTGTTGGATGAATTGTTAAAGGATGGAAAAATTACTGATgaacaaagaaaaaaacatgaTGTTTTGCACATCGTGGGAATG GTTGGCTCCATTGATAACGATTTCTGTGGTACTGATATGACAATTGGTACTGATTCAGCTTTACATCGAATTATAGAAGCTATTGATGCTATTGTTAGTACAGCTTATTCTCATCAGCGTACATTTATTATGGAAGTTATGGGCAGACATTGTGg TTATTTACCCGTAGTTACTGGCATTATATCAGAGGCTGATTATGTTTTTTGTCCTGAATCGCCGCCACCACACGATTGGCCAGAAAAACTTTGCGATAAATTAATACAG GAACGTAGTGCTGGCCAGCGTTTGAATATTATTATTGTAGCTGAAGGTGCTATTGATCGCGATGGCAATGCAATTTCGGCTGAAGATATTAAAAAGGTAGTTGTAGATAAGCTACAACAAGATACTCGTATTACTGTCTTGGGCCATGTTCAACGTGGTGGTAACCCAAGTGCTTTTGATCGTGTTTTGGGTTGTCGTATGGGAGCTGAAGCTACATTGGCTTTGATGGAAGCTACAAATGAAACTGTCCCCGTTGTAGTTTCACTGGATGGTAATCAAGCCGTCCGTGTTCCTTTGATGGAGTGTGTTGAACGCACTCAAGCTGTTGCTAAAGCCATGTCTGAGAAAAATTGGGAATTGGCTGTTAAATTGCGTGGTCGTTCATTTGAACGCAATTTGGAAACCTACAAGATGTTGACTCGCTTGAAACCACCTAAACATGAGGGACAG GGATATCGTTTGGCCGTTATGCATATTGGTGCACCGGCTTGCGGTATGAATGCTGCGGTACGTAGTTTTGTGCGTAATTGCATTTATCGTGGTGATGTCGTGTACGGCATTCATGATGGCATTGAAGGTCTAATTGCTGGCAATATTAAAGAGATGGGCTGGTCTGATGTTACTGGTTGGGTAGGCCAAGGTGGTGCTTTCTTAGGTACTAAGCGTACACTGCCCGAGTGTAAATTCAACGAAATTGCTGGACGTCTCAaggaatttaaaattcaaggtcTTCTGATTATCGGTGGCTTTGAAGCTTACCATGCTTGCGGTCAAATTGCCGACCAACGCAATAATTATCCTGAATTTTGTATACCATTGGCTGTTATACCATCTACTATTTCCAACAATGTTCCTGGTACAGAATTTTCGCTGGGTGCCGATACCGGCCTTAATGAAATCACTGAGATTTGCGATCGCATCCGTCAATCGGCCCAAGGTACTAAGAGACGTGTTTTCGTCATCGAAACTATGGGTGGCTATTGTGGGTACTTAGCCACGCTGGCCGGTTTGGCTGGTGGAGCAGATGCCGCTTACATATTCGAAGAGAAGTTTTCAATTAAAGATTTACAACAAGACGTCTACCATATGGCTTCTAAAATGGCTGAAGGTGTACAGCGTGGTTTGATTTTACGCAATGAAAAAGCTTCTGATAACTATAATACTGATTTTATTTATCGTTTGTACTCGGAGGAAGGCAAGGGCTTATTCTCTTGCCGTATGAATATTTTGG GCCATATGCAACAGGGCGGTTCTCCAACACCATTTGATCGTAATATGGGTACAAAAATGGCTGCTAAATGTGTGGATTGGTTTTCGGAACAATTCAAAAATAACAAGCAAGCTGACGGTACCATTAAATGCACTGACAAGGAATCTGCTGTTCTGTTGGGCATTGTAAGGCGTCAGTACAGATTCACTCCATTGGCTGATTTGATTTCTGAAACCAATTTCGA GCAACGTATTCCTAAAAGCCAGTGGTGGTTAAAATTACGTCCTTTGCTAAGAATATTGGCTAAGCACGATTCGGCCTATGAGGAGGAAGGTTTGTACATTACCGTTGAAGAAGAATGCTCCACCGATGCTGTGGCTTAA
- the Pfk gene encoding ATP-dependent 6-phosphofructokinase isoform X1 translates to MTSTKVKQRFIERGSHKGKGLAVFTSGGDSQGMNAAVRACVRMAIYLGCKAYFIREGYQGMVDGGDNIVEANWSSVSSIIHRGGTVIGSARCTDFRQRAGRLKAAHNLIQKGISNLVVIGGDGSLTGANLFRQEWSSLLDELLKDGKITDEQRKKHDVLHIVGMVGSIDNDFCGTDMTIGTDSALHRIIEAIDAIVSTAYSHQRTFIMEVMGRHCGYLALVAGLSCEADYIFIPEAPPKSDWPERLCQQLSQERSAGQRLNIIIVAEGAIDRDGNAISAEDIKKVVVDKLQQDTRITVLGHVQRGGNPSAFDRVLGCRMGAEATLALMEATNETVPVVVSLDGNQAVRVPLMECVERTQAVAKAMSEKNWELAVKLRGRSFERNLETYKMLTRLKPPKHEGQGYRLAVMHIGAPACGMNAAVRSFVRNCIYRGDVVYGIHDGIEGLIAGNIKEMGWSDVTGWVGQGGAFLGTKRTLPECKFNEIAGRLKEFKIQGLLIIGGFEAYHACGQIADQRNNYPEFCIPLAVIPSTISNNVPGTEFSLGADTGLNEITEICDRIRQSAQGTKRRVFVIETMGGYCGYLATLAGLAGGADAAYIFEEKFSIKDLQQDVYHMASKMAEGVQRGLILRNEKASDNYNTDFIYRLYSEEGKGLFSCRMNILGHMQQGGSPTPFDRNMGTKMAAKCVDWFSEQFKNNKQADGTIKCTDKESAVLLGIVRRQYRFTPLADLISETNFEQRIPKSQWWLKLRPLLRILAKHDSAYEEEGLYITVEEECSTDAVA, encoded by the exons atgacGTCCACTAAAGTTAAACAACGATTTATTGAACGTGGCTCCCACAAGGGAAAGGGCTTGGCCGTCTTCACCAGTGGTGGTGACTCCCAAGGTATGAATGCTGCTGTAAGAGCTTGTGTCCGGATGGCCATTTATTTGGGTTGCAAG GCGTACTTTATTCGTGAAGGCTACCAAGGAATGGTAGATGGCGGCGATAATATCGTTGAAGCTAATTGGTCTTCTGTGTCATCCATTATTCATCGTGGTGGTACCGTTATTGGTTCAGCAAGATGTACTGATTTTCGTCAACGCGCTGGTCGTCTAAAGGCTGCCCACAATCTTATACAAAAAGGCATTTCTAACTTGGTTGTAATTGGTGGTGACGGTTCGTTGACTGGTGCAAATTTATTCCGCCAAGAGTGGTCATCATTGTTGGATGAATTGTTAAAGGATGGAAAAATTACTGATgaacaaagaaaaaaacatgaTGTTTTGCACATCGTGGGAATG GTTGGCTCCATTGATAACGATTTCTGTGGTACTGATATGACAATTGGTACTGATTCAGCTTTACATCGAATTATAGAAGCTATTGATGCTATTGTTAGTACAGCTTATTCTCATCAGCGTACATTTATTATGGAAGTTATGGGCAGACATTGTGg cTATTTGGCTCTAGTAGCTGGTTTGTCATGTGAAGCAgattacatttttattcctGAAGCTCCTCCAAAATCAGATTGGCCTGAAAGGCTTTGCCAACAATTAAGTCAG GAACGTAGTGCTGGCCAGCGTTTGAATATTATTATTGTAGCTGAAGGTGCTATTGATCGCGATGGCAATGCAATTTCGGCTGAAGATATTAAAAAGGTAGTTGTAGATAAGCTACAACAAGATACTCGTATTACTGTCTTGGGCCATGTTCAACGTGGTGGTAACCCAAGTGCTTTTGATCGTGTTTTGGGTTGTCGTATGGGAGCTGAAGCTACATTGGCTTTGATGGAAGCTACAAATGAAACTGTCCCCGTTGTAGTTTCACTGGATGGTAATCAAGCCGTCCGTGTTCCTTTGATGGAGTGTGTTGAACGCACTCAAGCTGTTGCTAAAGCCATGTCTGAGAAAAATTGGGAATTGGCTGTTAAATTGCGTGGTCGTTCATTTGAACGCAATTTGGAAACCTACAAGATGTTGACTCGCTTGAAACCACCTAAACATGAGGGACAG GGATATCGTTTGGCCGTTATGCATATTGGTGCACCGGCTTGCGGTATGAATGCTGCGGTACGTAGTTTTGTGCGTAATTGCATTTATCGTGGTGATGTCGTGTACGGCATTCATGATGGCATTGAAGGTCTAATTGCTGGCAATATTAAAGAGATGGGCTGGTCTGATGTTACTGGTTGGGTAGGCCAAGGTGGTGCTTTCTTAGGTACTAAGCGTACACTGCCCGAGTGTAAATTCAACGAAATTGCTGGACGTCTCAaggaatttaaaattcaaggtcTTCTGATTATCGGTGGCTTTGAAGCTTACCATGCTTGCGGTCAAATTGCCGACCAACGCAATAATTATCCTGAATTTTGTATACCATTGGCTGTTATACCATCTACTATTTCCAACAATGTTCCTGGTACAGAATTTTCGCTGGGTGCCGATACCGGCCTTAATGAAATCACTGAGATTTGCGATCGCATCCGTCAATCGGCCCAAGGTACTAAGAGACGTGTTTTCGTCATCGAAACTATGGGTGGCTATTGTGGGTACTTAGCCACGCTGGCCGGTTTGGCTGGTGGAGCAGATGCCGCTTACATATTCGAAGAGAAGTTTTCAATTAAAGATTTACAACAAGACGTCTACCATATGGCTTCTAAAATGGCTGAAGGTGTACAGCGTGGTTTGATTTTACGCAATGAAAAAGCTTCTGATAACTATAATACTGATTTTATTTATCGTTTGTACTCGGAGGAAGGCAAGGGCTTATTCTCTTGCCGTATGAATATTTTGG GCCATATGCAACAGGGCGGTTCTCCAACACCATTTGATCGTAATATGGGTACAAAAATGGCTGCTAAATGTGTGGATTGGTTTTCGGAACAATTCAAAAATAACAAGCAAGCTGACGGTACCATTAAATGCACTGACAAGGAATCTGCTGTTCTGTTGGGCATTGTAAGGCGTCAGTACAGATTCACTCCATTGGCTGATTTGATTTCTGAAACCAATTTCGA GCAACGTATTCCTAAAAGCCAGTGGTGGTTAAAATTACGTCCTTTGCTAAGAATATTGGCTAAGCACGATTCGGCCTATGAGGAGGAAGGTTTGTACATTACCGTTGAAGAAGAATGCTCCACCGATGCTGTGGCTTAA